From the Chiroxiphia lanceolata isolate bChiLan1 chromosome 6, bChiLan1.pri, whole genome shotgun sequence genome, the window CTATAAAATATTGAAGTTCATTGTGTGCCAATGCAATATGAAAACTGCATTATATGTCATGACTATCACTTTGTGTCCCAAGGAATCCACAGTTctggagggaaaataaaagctaaaccaCCTTGTACTTTGGGGTAGAACCCACAGAGACATTTTGAAAGCAATCCTTGATTAAGGTGTCTTAATTCTGAACAGTTCCACTCAAATATCAGCATTACAAACCACTAGTTTTAACTGAATTTATAGTCTGCGACAAGATACACTAACTAAGTGTCAAGATGTGTTCAATGAGCATCTGGGAAGAACTCACCAGCTCGGATTTTGACTGCTTGTGGTGTCAGACGTCTGTTAATATTGTCAATCAATACACGTCTCTCTTCCTCTGTCAGATCCAGGCTATCCAGGATTGCAGGGTCTCTGAGCCAAGCAAAGCAATGTTACAGAAGTTATACTGAAGTGGAATATAACACAACATTAACTTCAGGTACTATTTCTATATTCTTGCAAATAATCCTAGATATTTGCTAGGCAAACAAAACAGGGAAGTTTCTAAAGAGCTCATTGAAAcgttggaagaaaataaatacatctattttcaaactattttctATCGGCAAACAAAGCAGATAAGTACCTTATTCAATCTGTTCCTGGAAGGAATCATCTGAatgatttttaagtttttttaaagtaagggAACGACTTCTGTCCACCTCCATTTGTATATGATACATGGAATGAGACAAGTATCTATTGATACTTGATATTTAAGTTTCCTCCAATATGAATATAAACCCATATCACATGAAAGTGAATCCATGATAAACTTGGGGGgttgaattattttaatgtttcaaacACAAGATTTTTGTCATTCTACAAAGTAACCTATACTCATTCCATGTTATTCTGTACCCCTTTTTAACAGTAACTGGATCAGACACTTACCTGCTGGCTACATTCTTGGCTAAAGAAAGGGTAAAGGATCTTTAAATTGCAAGCTAACAGTTTAAAATTCAGAGCTCACAAAAGCAAACTCCTCTGCTGTTCACCAATATAAATTAGCAGTTCTTGTTTGAAGAAGTGGTGTCAATTTTCTATGCTGTATTAAACTTATCCTAAATATATCTGAAACTGAGAACATAACCAAAAAACTCCTCACAAAAACTGTTGCTGTTCTGCAGAGACAGGAGTGgtagttttctgaaaaaaataccagacCACCTACAATATTACCAGCAGgcaaacatgaaacaaaacagcCCAAAAACCAGATGCAGTAACGGAGATTGGTCTCTGCTGCTAATACATCATCATCTTTCATGGTTTTGTATACTCAATAGAGATAGCAGAAGGgccaaacaagcaaacagaatCAAAAAATACAACAGGTTTAACACATCAAAATATGAACCTGCATGCCAGAAGTGATTTATGTGACATacaaattctgctttatttacaAATGATCCTGTTAAATCTTCGAGTTACTTTCATAAGCTTTTGGTAGGCTTTCACCAAATAGGTCCccagtgtttaattttttactaATCAGAAGGTAAATATACTTTCCAATTTTTGCTGTCTAAAACCCCAAAGCACTAATCCTCATGAAAGGAACAGTAAGTCAAATTCTTAGAGGGAACACTAAACCTCATGCAGCACTTCAGCAAGAATAAGAAGGCACCAATATCCACATTTTTCTGCTCTattgttatatatttatgtagGAGCACAacatgaacaaataaaaattgcagTCCATTGTCAGAAATCTTAAGGCATTATTGATGGAAAGATGTTTTGAGAACAGATAGCTTCAGAAGTTTGTGCTCCAAACTGAATAGCAAATGAGCAACAAAAGGCCTATGCTCAGGAATTTTCCTGAGTACGAGAAAACCTAAGCCAGCCAGTGTAACTATAGGgtggttatttttcttctggtatACAGGTGTTTAACTAAGTACTTGTCAGGTAAGAGTTATCTGGAATTCCTTTTACAGCACTGTATCCAGATTTGCCCTTTACCAATAAATTTGTTCTCatcagaaaattattataatatgaaacaaaacacagtcTAAACGAGGACACAAGCTGTCTCTTCCTCCAAAACACAGAGATGGTTttaagctatttaaaaatactatcaAGTGCCCTCCCACTTCCTAAAGTCAACACAATTTCTGAAACTTTTATTACTGCCATCTAGCATTCAACTCCAATTCATGTGGCATAAAAGagtaaaactaaaaatgttTATTGAGAAATCTAGTTTTGGATTGGCAATTTCACAACAGATTATTTGGAGGGAAACCAAATActttaattctgaaagaaaattacaatatcagactattaaaaatataaaagcaatcTACCTCAGTATATATTTCCTTAGCATCAcaattttcatctctttctgttaaaatttccatttctaagTTCATGATCCCATTCTTTAAGTTTGGAATCGTAGAGAAGTAACGAGTCAGttcattgcatttaaaaaagaaattgtcacTCTTCACTGCACAGGGAGTGGAAGAGTGACAATCAGCCCTGAGCAGACATATCTTCAGATACAGAGCTAGATATTTCTGATAAAATCTGCTTAGGACAGACAGATTCTGACAGACAAAccaaaaatcagtgttttttcctgttagaACTGTCACAGACTCATCTGTAGcaataaaaatcaagaatttgaaaaaaatcagtaagacAGAGAAACCTACAATAAGCAACTGGAAGACTGATAAAAAAACTTACTAGATTTACTTGATCAGTATATTCTCAATACTGACTCTGGGAAAGGTACCCAAACAAAACAGCCCAAAAGAATGTGATGATACTTCTATTTCAGGAAACACTTCTCTGCAATTTGAAATAAGTCCCTAGAAGTATAAAAGGTGTCCTTACGAGACTGCATGCTTGAATGCATCATAAGCACCATATCCCGGTCTTTTGTACTTGTCATCAAATACCCAGGCAGTTCTCTGGAACAGACTCTCAAGCTGCTCATCCTTAGTGTACTCCAAGACTTCAGCAACATGGCGAAGGATGCTGTAAACCTGGAACACAGGAGTGttacaaaaaccaaaacaaatactgaaaacagacaaaaatttcTGCTCAGAAGTGCTAAGATCATACAGCAGTAAGGATGGGAGACTGAAACTATGTGCATGTCTTTTCAATAAATAGTTGCCCACAGTGTGCTAAACCAGTATATATTTCtggatttaaataaaataatttaaatataccCCTTTACATCATAAATTTTCAACTGACACCTTTCTTGATCTATTCATTAATTAAGAAGCAGTTTACCAAAGAACTCATGGACAGATGAACTGGTCTTGCATATCCTTGCATGGGTAAATGAAAATTAGAGTATGCCTAATACACAAGAACAATACTTTATTTTCCTATTATCTTATGTCTGTGCATTTTGGTCATTcaagaaagaagctgaaaatacaCAGTGCCTGAATACAGACAAGCAACTTACAGTCTTTGATTTTGTGAATTTGTCTTCACATTTGATTGCCTCCTCTGGAGATACTCTTCTTTTGGACAAGTCAATATAACCTATTGAGGAAGATGATTTTGAAAGTGTCAGCCATAGTGCAAATTAAGTCTGACTGCTTCAAGAGAAACTCATAAACACTCTGGTTCAGGATTTGCCCCTTGCCTACACTATCCCTATATGTTGCTACAGAAAGTAACAAGACCAAATCTCAATGGATTTGAACTAATTGTGATCCAAATTAGGatataaaatttttctttcaactgcAAATACTTAAAATAGCAAATACTTTGTATAGCGTTTCTTTAAATTACTGCCTTAatgttttctctgcagatttTGAACAAATTTTCATAATATCTCAGCAATTTGTGATCCATTTGTATGTTGCTGTACacagtttggggaaaaaaaacatagcAGCATACAAAGAAGCAAGtttaatgcatatttttgtAGTGTTCAATGCAATTTCAGTCAAGGTTGGCACTCCACCTGTTTAGCTCTGAACGATTTCCTAATAAAATAGGCTTGGCCTGAAATTTGGACTCTAATTTCTTGGATACCCTTTTGGGAGAAATACCCatgtaaaaaattcttttgaacCACTTCTTCTAAGTTTGAAAGGGCCTTCCCTTATTTCTCACAAATTATAGGTTCCTCCATGCATTCAATAAAAGACCACTAGGTGAGTTCCAGATGTGTTGCTCTGTTAGTATGAGAATAAAATTAACTTGTAAAAGGAAGTATACTTTCATTAGAGATGCTGGGAAACTTATTTCACTTCAGATCTATCTGAAATAAGTTTatgtttgtctttctttcctctctgcttttccttatcTTGTCATTTATTACTGAATTTCAGAGTTAACTGCAGTTTCACAAGTATTCTAGAAAAGCCTATTACCTGAGAAACATCACACCAACAGTAACACTTCTAGGAGATGTTCTCAgtctttattatttctttatacCTGGATATAGATTTTAGAGACTGCATGGAACAGTATTATCAAAATCCAACATCttctaaatacaaaatatatttaaaaattttttcaaAGATTCAAATGTTCGAAAGATAGGAAGAGACAAAGTTGTCTGTACAATATCAGCTTGCACCCTACAGAGGTAATGTGGCACAATAATTACATACTTGTCATCTATTTTATTGACAAGGTTTAAGACTTGTCAACGAACAGGACAGACTGCGAACACTAAATGCTTAGCATCTAGATTTTTATCTCTATAGCATATGATCCTTCTCTTTGGTTAAGACTTGAAGATATCAAAAGAAAATTCCCCTTCACTTTGGTTCATTTACTGAGCTGGTGAGGACCCACCTGAGCAAATCTTTACTGACATGAATCACTTTCATTAAGCCAATTCCCAAAGAACATAGAGGAACAGAAGAATGATCATAGGTGTCCGATGGAACAATGATGGTCTATTTTGCTTAAGTGCCCTAAAAATAAGTAGCCCTgacaaaacccagaaatacCTAAACCGCTTGGTTTATCTGCATTCCTCTCTATGAATTCAATCTTGATATACCCACAATATCCCCAAATACCTTTCTCTTTGTCAACCCTGATGACCACAACACATTCATTCCTCCCGATGCGGATGAGTTTGTTAATGGAACGAATACGTCTCCTGGACAGCTCACTGAGGAGGATCATGCCTTCAATGTTGTTGTATTCCAGCAGGCTGACGTAGGCGCCCATTTCAGCAATGGAGCGGACGTTGACCATCACTACATCTTCCACCTCTGGAAATTTATGTTGGTAGAATCTACAGCTTAGTCCCGGCATTCTGGAATTCAAGCACAAACCCCGaagattttatttcacagcaCATCACTGCCTTCTCCCACAAACATGGCAACAAATCAGCAAGGACAGGGGAGGACAGAGAACAACACTGACACAAAAGATTGCAAATTAGGATAAGGCTTGTGCTCAGGTTTTAATAGAAATTACATAATAAATTAACTAGTATTTTAAGTAGTATTACCACAATCATTTGCTAAGATAATAAATTTTTTGCACTAAAGTAGAAAAAGCTTGCTACCCAGACCTCATTATAACTGTTGTACTACCTAAACACTGTACACTGGAGAGGCTTCAAGTGGTGGAAAGGTAGCACTTGCACTCATCTAAATTCACAAGGTTGTGTAACATTTTCAATCAGCTTATAAGAGCAGGAGGACATGGGAGAGAAGAAGCCTGCAGTGCTCATGAAGGTTTTTGTGTGCacataataagaaaataagaggTAGAGGGAAGTTCCTGTAGTACTGAGGAGGAGCAGACTCCAGAGGATGACTTTCTACACACAGCATAAGATGTTTGGGATAATCCTGTAAGACCTGCTCCAGAGGCCAACTGtcagcaaagaaagcaaaggcaTTAATCAGAACAGAACTAGCCTAGCCTGAGCGAAGtactaaaaaacaaaaaaaaaagcaccccaCCAACAGACTGCAAgtcaggagggaagaaaaaaaccgCCAGAACTACATGAAAAAACCCCGGATTCCTTcattatacattaaaaaaaaaaaaagtgcagaaacAACACTCCATAACCAAGTAGTGGTAAGAAGGAATGCTTAAACTGCTTCACTTTTCTGATGATGAATCCACATGCTTTTAAACTTCTAACGAGGTTAGTTCaatttcttttgtctctgcCTTGAAGtttcacacagaaaattttCTACAGCAGTAGGAGCCTAAGATGCAGAGTCAAATGCATCACTCCTTCAGAAGGTTTGTTGTAGTCAccattttgaaattttagtCCTGATCTTTACAGCAGTACCAATGCTTTCTAGCTGtacaaaagtttaaaaacagagTAGGATGGTAATGCCACATGCTACATACACACGGCCACAAAATTCAGAACACTGTCCACTCTTATTTCCATTCTTAACTTTCAGAAAAGTGAAATACAGACTGGTACTTATAGGATGCATAAGGAAGCTGCGCTGCAAAGAACAACCCCAGGCCACAACGAGAGCGGACAAACACcgccctgcacacacagcactcTCCACAGTCACAGTTACTCCTCTCTCCACAGTCacaaggtttttattttggCCTCCTGTGGAAGATTCCCAGGAACAGCACTGCGCCCACCGCGCCGGAGCCGGAAATCATCTTTCCTCGAAACTGGACACGCCTCGACCGAGGCTTCGGCCCTGGCGGCCGAGCCACCCCTGCGGAGACGGAGCCAGCCCTACCCAGCGCCGCCGACTCGGGCGCTGCCCCACGGCCGCCGCACCGGAGAGGGGGCCGGGCAATGCCCATCGCCGGCACGGCGCGGGCGGGAGGAGAGGGACACGCGGCCCCGCCGGCTGCAGGGCTCGCGGGCGCGGTGCCGGTCCCGTCCCGCCGGGCTCTGAACTGCGCGGGTCCGGCCCGTCCCCGCCCGGGCGGTGTCCGTGTGCGGTGCCCGCGGGCGGTACCTGTGACTGCGGCCCGGGGGGTCCCGCGCTGGCCCCGCTCCTGCCGCCGCGTGCACCCGCACCCCGCCGCACCACTGCGCAAGCGCTACCGCCGGGGCCACGGCGCCGAGCCGGAAGGGCCGAGCGCCGTCGAGCGCCCCCGCGCGGTGGGCGGAGCGGGGCACTCAGCCAATCGCTCCCCCTCCTCGTCGTTCCCGGGGGACACGTGACGGCAGGCGGCGCGCGCGGGACCGCGCGGGCATCCGGGTTTGCTGCCGTGCGCACGGGGGCGGGGCCGCGTCACGTGACGGCGGCGGCGACACCGGAGCGGCCCCAGCGGCGACAGCCGTGACAGCCGGACCGGGATCCGCCGCCGTCATGTCGGGCAAGGACCGCATCGAAATCTTCCCCTCGCGGATGTGAGTGTCCGCCGGGACGGGCCGGGATAGCGCCGagcgggaggcggcgggggcgcggggccgggcccggggcagcgccggggcccGGAGCGGCTCGCGGGGCTCTCAGGGCTTCTCTTCCCGTCGGGGCTCGGCGCTGGCCGTCGTTCCACCCGTTGTGTGCCCGCTTCCCCCGCGATGCTGCGACCGAGCACTCGGAGGCCGCCCTTAGTTCTCTCCTTCAGGTTCCGTTTTTGGGCTCCACATCAGCTCTGTCAACCTTCAGAGGGCCGCGGAGGGATCCGGCACAAACATGCCGGGTGTGGCATTTAAAATCGTGCCATCACGCAAACCTGActtaaaaaagaacattttgtaaAATGTGTGGGTAAAGGGAAAATGGACAAATCGAGCCATAGCTTCCCTTAACTTTGCAACAGACGATACTGCTGTGCGGGAGGTTGGCCATAAAGCgttaaaaaagaagaaggaagtaAAATGCTCAAAGTGTAGTGGACAGTCAGGTAATTTTCCAGATCCTGACAGCAGACTATTTGTCATTAGATCATATGTCTCCTGACAAGGCTTACAAAGCTGCCAACATTGGAACAAACACAACTGAACAAAATTGCTGTTTTAATAATACTGTTCAGTTTCTCTTTAGAACCCTCCAGGACAGAAAGACTTTGCTTTAAGATGAAAGGCTGTTTCAAATCTTGCATAAAAGTGGGTTGATGCCTGCATATAATCTTTATAAAAACATGCCTTGCAGGACAGAAAACCTCAAATGTAGAATAATAATTATTCCCCCGTGTGTGAGCTCAGGACAGTTTATATGGAAAGATCAATACATTACATGGTAAAGGTTCTGTTTTGAAACTTAGTTCAGGAATAAACTGTTACATACACAGAAATGAATTATTGCATACACGTAAGTCATCTTGGTCTCACTCCTGCTCTTTGGTAGCACTCCTTTCATTCAGTTTACAGGTCCAAGAGGGGGCACTTCAGTCGCTTTTAAAAGGTATCTGGTTTTGTGGGCTGATATGCCACTGTGGCAGGAGAGTGGTCATGTAAAAAGGCTTAATTTTTACAAGCATTGCTTCAAAGGAGGTAATAGACCAATAATGTGGCTGGTGTTTCCAGAGGAATGTAAATTAGAATGGTAAAATGAAGATGGCATGTGTTTGCAACAATTAATTTTGTTAACTGACAGAAGAGAATTTCAcaaggtttgctttttttttttttttttaatttttttttaatttttatgaagtgGCTTGCTGATGTGAGCCTCTTCTGTGCTGGATATCATCAGCTCAGAAACTCAGCCTCTCTGAGAGTAAACAAGATGTTTAGAGCACTCTCAGAGCTGGTGAAATCTTGCTCAAACTAGAAGGTCAGCCAGTCTCTGGCAGGTGGTGAACAGAAGGAACAAGTTAGTTCAAGGTTAGTTCAAGACACCTGCTGGTTGGAAAAGTAAATTTGCCTTTTTACACTGATTGTTTTTAATCATAAACATTCATAAAGTGTTTGTGGTTTTCAGTTATAAGTATTTGGTAGACGGTAATAGAGCTATTCTCATCACATGCCAGTAGATGTGGACAGTAATGTGTAGCTAGAATCTTAGTTGTACTTACTTTTTCCAAGGTCAGAGTGGAAGTAAGAACTTGAGTGTTGTCCTTTGTGCACAGTGGCTGCACAGTGGTAGCTTAAGTTAGCACAGCTTGTCCTTTTTGTAGTATAACTCCTGCTATTCTAGTTAACTTAAATCAAAAAGATTCTTCAGATTAAAAGATACTCTacagcagagagggaagcaaGGTTTGGATCCTTCTTCAGTGCATAATTTCATACAAGGAACCTTCAAGAGTGCTACTGATAGTAAAGGATATGCAAAACTACAGATAACTCACTAATATACCTCTTCAACTGTTGCTGCCTTTGATTGTCTTAAATAGCTTGTAAATCTCCTATGCAGCATATGAAGATAAGGAATCATTGTACTTTCTGACTTTCTTCAAACCAGAATGTACAACTACTGTATTGTCTTGCTCTATAAAATCAGAACACAGCATCAACAGTTATGGTCACATGAAGAATTTGCTGTGTTGTTTGATTTTGAGAAGGTGACATAGTGGTAAAAGAGCTTAAAAGCAATACCAGTGTCACACTAACAGTGGGCTTTTGGGGTAGTTTGATTTCTGGTACTTGTAAGAcatcaagaaaaatgaaaactcttaTTACCTATTATGGAAGCGCTGAAAAATGTCTCATCAATTTTCCATGATCTTTGACTTTACAGATAATAACCTTGTAGTTCTCATTGATGATGGagataaatataataaattccCTTGATTTTAAACGAGAATGTGAAACCCCATCCTGAAGTGGCCAAACTGCTCTGCTGCAATGATGTTTCTTGATTGCTTCATAATTTCAGTCACATCCACGTCAGAAAACTTTGCataaattttttcctaatcccTTCAGATGATggagaacatttttatttattcctctgTTTAACAGGGCTCAGACCATCATGAAGGCTCGTTTAAAAGGAGCCCAAACAGGTCGtaacctcttaaaaaaaaaatctgatgctTTGACACTTCGATTCAGGCAGATCCTTAAGAAAATTATTGAGGTAGGTAAATTagaattttcctttgtttggcTTGCTTTATTTGAAATCTATCTGTCCTTTCAGTTTTGCATTCCTGTTCTGCTGACTTCATTAGGTAGGCTGGAACATAGGACAACTTTGTGGATAACCTGTTTTTTGTAAACGAGACTACTGAGGACACATGAGCAGAATTACGTTTTTTTTGGCTGCAGTGATATAGAAACTTTGGAAGAGTTAATATTCTTCACCTCTTTCCAGACAGTCTTAGGTTCTGCTTTGGTTTGTGTTCCAAGTTCCTTATCATCTCTTCTAAATTACAGGGACTTTGCTCTGATGCTGCCAAATAGTTTAGGAGTGGTTTTAACATGTTCTGTAGCCctatttttgttgctttattcAGCTTAAGAGTATACTGCAGATCTATAATGTTTCCTGCATGACTAGGTACACTAGCAAGCAGAAGTTTTGTCCAGATTGAACTTGTTCCTTTATGAGGAAACAGAGccctgcttcttcctctgcaaCATGGATGACAAATCTAAGATACACAGTCGAGCCTAATATGTTTTGTGTTCCACCGTGCCAGATGGGTTTTAGCTGTACTGTTTTGGCTGCCACAATATCCATGGTTAGCAGTAGTGCTTTGTTGCCGTGCTGTAGACAAGCTCTCAGCACTCTGTATCATTGTTTCCTACAGATTGTCTAACACACAAAGGCTGTTGTTTCTCAATAGCATGTTTTTTAACTACAAGGACTACAAATCTgtaaaaattgggaaaaaatggaGTAGGAGGAGAGTGCAGCTTCACAAAGCTGCATACATCTCTATGTTGAAAAACAGCTTCACCTTTCTCATAGTATTCCATATAATGTGAAGAAGAGTGTTTTCCTAATGAGCCACTTTACTGTTGTGATTTAACCCCCACGTAATAGAATTTTATGATTATGAAGACAGGCAAATCTTTTGCTGGATCAGTGAAATAGctgaagtattatttttttttaccagtcACCTGGGAATTACAATTTGCAGTTTAAAGTAAGCTATTACATAGAACTTTCTCACTCTCTtcaatttctttcagttttcttctcattATGCTCTTAGTTATTTATCCTGGAAGAGGAGTAATGATATGCCTTgtatttgctgccttttttttttatttatttttttaaacagactaAGATGCTGATGGGTGAGGTGATGAGAGAAGCTGCCTTTTCACTTGCCGAGGCAAAGTTTACAGCAGGAGACTTCAGGTGAGGATTGCTGAGCTTGTAGAGGTCATACCCATGGGAAAGAGCGATtgacaaattattattttctcttttggaaaaaGTAAAGTTCttaaatgcactttaaaaagaaaaaaaagacagtggaCAAGGTAGGACAGAATGAACTGAATTCCCTTAGCTAAAGGTGGGAGACATCACTGCAGGAGAGAGATAAGTTGCATGATGAAAACATAGACTCCATTGGAAGCTAAACAAAGTGGAAAGACTAACTGAATTTACCTAAAAGTCTTTGATTTGAGAAGGTGTGGAATTCTGCAGCTTGGAATCAAATATGCAGGGAAGTGAGAATTTATAGCAGAGTATTGTGGTATTTgttaatttggttttgcttgtgaATTTGAGGTGTAATGTGTGTTCTCCCAGAAAGTCACACAGTGATTTTACCAGTTGTTCTAATCTCCTGTCTCATCGACCTCTTGTCTCACTAGGACTCATGAGGGCTGTATGCCAGAGGGGAAACAAATCTTTTTTCTCCAGTaggatatttttaattgtatttaataAATTACAGTTCTGTCCAGGGTGTTTGTGTAATTCATTCAAGGGTGCATAGACCTTGTGAAATAAAGTTGGAGAAGTGTTAATGATTCAGCTGATGGTACTACCAACTGATGGAGAACTGAGTGATCAGACACAGGAGTAATCTGTGTGCTGCTGAAAAGTCTTTTTGGCCTTCCATTTGGATGTGGTGCTGTTCTGTTTCCTGTCCTAACTAGTCACAGTGTTTAGCTGTAAACAGTAGTCAGATTCCACCCTGTAAAGTAAACTGGACTTAGGCAGAAGAGTTAGCCACAGTGACGTATTCTTGGAAGACCTTGAGATACTTCAGAATTTGTCAAGATGAATTGTTGTACAAGCTCAAGTTTATTTATGTCCTAGTCAGTGGGTAAACATACTCACTGATGTTCTGAAAGAACAAATACATACAAACTAAAATGAACAAAGTGTTGTGGTCTTGGTCTGCATTAAAGCCTTGAAATTTCTTGACTTTTATTGGGAAAAAGGTCTCACGGGTTGATTAGACTCgatgttattaaaataatttgccaGATAACCAGGTAGTTTTAGCTATGCTTTAAATACTTGGtctaagatatttttaaaattacattcacAGGTCTTTTACATTTCCAGACATTGCTGGAAACCTATTTCTTTCAAAGCTTCTGTGTTAGCTTCAAAGTCTGTGCAATGAATTGCATAGAGAACTGAGCTGACAACAGTTTCCAGGTCTTTACAGCTATTTGGTAACTGCTTCATCTTGTATATAATGATGACTTAATGAACTACTTCAGCTTTCCTGtatgttttcttccttacagTACCACTGTGATCCAAAATGTGAACAAAGCACAAGTCAAGATCAGAGCTAAGAAAGACAATGTAGCAGGTGACTTTTCCAGGCCATCAGTGTTTTGACTCAAGGGAATTATGGAAGGACACTTGGAAGTATGCAGGAATGTATCCAAACGCTGTCTCCTCgtctttatttctcttatttatcTAACAGTAGGAACACTTGTAATTGGTTAGGGATTTTTTCACATATAGTGTATGATTTTTATAATTAGTTATTTACCTgtcataaaattaaatgaatgtgTAAATGAATGTGTCCAATTTCTAGATCTTTGGACAAAGTATAAGTTCCATAGATCTCTACTGAAAAATAGATTGGGAAATTAAGtaccaaaattaaataaatttcaggCAATTAAATATCAGTAATTGTctatgaagaaaacaaaaaagatgaCTGAATGCTTAAAATATTCCTTAAGTAAAGGGAATACATTACCAAACAGAAAGATAATAAAACTGAACAAACTGGAATACTTCCCTGAATTTTTCAGGGTCTAGATCTCTGTGATCTCAACACAATTCAGAAGTTCCGTGTTATATGTGAGCACCAGCATGACCTAATCGTTCCAAGCTATATAggaagattttgaaaaataatcttaCATAATTGGAAGCAAATGGATGTAAAAGTGATTTGTACTTAACAAATCTGTAGCCCTTTATGTCTCTTACATTTTTGTTCACTCCTGTCAGGTGTAACCTTGCCAGTTTTTGAGCATTACCAGGAAGGAGGGGACAGTAAGTACAAACCAAATGTTTTTTTGTCTTGCACATATTTACACAATTCCATGCTAATACAAAAATGTCATGTCTTGATGGTAGTAAGTCAGTTTACATCATAGGCATGGCTTTACTTCCTTCCTTTGATG encodes:
- the EIF2S1 gene encoding eukaryotic translation initiation factor 2 subunit 1; the protein is MPGLSCRFYQHKFPEVEDVVMVNVRSIAEMGAYVSLLEYNNIEGMILLSELSRRRIRSINKLIRIGRNECVVVIRVDKEKGYIDLSKRRVSPEEAIKCEDKFTKSKTVYSILRHVAEVLEYTKDEQLESLFQRTAWVFDDKYKRPGYGAYDAFKHAVSDPAILDSLDLTEEERRVLIDNINRRLTPQAVKIRADIEVACYGYEGIDAVKEALRAGLNCSTENMPIKINLIAPPRYVMTTTTLERTEGLSVLNQAMAVIKEKIEEKRGVFNVQMEPKVVTDTDETELARQLERLERENAEVDGDDDAEEMEAKTED